The Megachile rotundata isolate GNS110a chromosome 4, iyMegRotu1, whole genome shotgun sequence region GTTTCTAAAGCTTTATGTAGGCTTGGTAAGTATTTCAAGAAAATTCAGCTTGAAAGGACATCTATTAAACAGTATTTTACAGGTAAAGGGAAAAAAAGGTTAACTACAGCGGAAAGGTGGAAACGGAAACAAGAAAAGAAACCTATTGAAGATGATCAAAATTCTAttgatataacaaaattaacagAATTAGCAAATGAGTTGCTAACTCGTACTGGAAATATGGATATATACCAAGAAAGTTATGAACAAATTAGGAAAAAGGTAATATATCTGAAAAAAAATGACAGCATCACATATGTCTTTGATTACTTATGTAGGATcataatttttatgatgaaaAGATGAACTGGTGGGAAACTTATTTATGAGGTAACTAAACCAGACATTTTTTATAGATTGAAATGGGTGAAAAACATGCTCATCCTTCAAAGCAAGAAGCAGAATTAGATATGTACGCAGATGATTTTGATGTCAAAGAAAAAGCAAAATTGGATGAAAGTgaaagtaattattattttcatgttgtcatatattgtttatatataATTACGTATGTattgttttattcttgcattgtTCTATAGGTAATGTTAACGAAACCGAAAATTCTGCGAAAGATGAGGACAAAGTGAACGAAGTAACGTGGGAATTCAAATGGTCGCAAAATGAAAGCGCGGAAATTTACGGTCCACATTCGACCGAACAAATGTACGCGTGGGCGAAAGAAGGATACTTTAAAAACGGAGCTTGGGTTCGAAGAACAGGCCAGACCAGCCAATTTTACAACGCTACCAGAGTGGACTTTGAACTCTATCTGTGATGTTTCGCTCTCGCATAATCATTTAATAGGAGAGCTAGGACTGTCAACTTTTGAATGAAAATTGCTGAATTAGCACTTCGTTTTATTTTAACGTAATTGGAAACAACGTATAATCTAACAATAATTAAACCAATATCGTGTTAAATATGTACAATACCGTTATAACGTTTAACAAGCAAACATTTTGGTATATgaaacaataacacaataaatgTCGAAAATAACAAATTCTCTCGTTGCATTATCAGTAACAATACTGAATAATAATTCATTCCATATGCGTCAAATGTATAAACAGACAATTGTCCGTTCATAATACATATcgcacaaataaaaatatttacggAATACTCTTCTCTATCTCACTTCTTTTTGTGTGAAGTCAAGATCCAAATTTAAAAGATCTCCACCTTGGACGATATATTTCAGACGTTTTTATGGCCGCCTTACTAAAGACCATCATCCGGCATGGCACTTAAACGAGGGAAAAAACCAAACTTACGCTTTAGGGACTTCCTGTGCATATCAATCAGGGACGAGGGTGGCGGAATTTATGCCCCTTTTCACGTGGTATTTTTAAACAGGATTTCATCCCTAAAGTAAATCTATTTGTACCTCGCATAAAAACCTATTGACTACCCTTGTTTATTCAGTGGTGCATAACCTGATGTCCTTTCGTTTTTCTTCTTCGACTACTCGTAAACTCTAGAAGATCCTTTGTACAAAATCAGAGAACGCTATTTTTAGTAGAACAGAAGAATGTTACGTTGGAAAGGAAGCGGATAAGATTATTTTACACGCAGGACATAGGACACGTAAATCAGGACGCTAAACATAGTCCACAAACGTACACAGCGAAGCGGGAAAAAATAAAGGACGTTTAACACGTTCATTGGCGCAATTGTTTGTTTAAGCAAGGCTAGCGTTAgatcgtcacgcgttatattaccaacgAATTAGATTGCTATGTGTTAGATCGTTATGTGCATCATTACCACGagttaaattactacgtgtcgcATTAGGCACCCCAATGAACGTGTTTCATCTACGGACAAACAGTACATGTGTTACTGAATATACAATATAACTTTATTAGATatcttaaacatttttattagcaATGTATGAAATTTCTATAcgattacttaaaatatttcgtGTGTATGTAAGTAAATCGTACATACATGTGTACCCGTGAGTATGCATGCGTGTACATACTACTATGGCGATAGTAGTACgtatactttttatttgtttatttatatataatcgtTAAGTATAAATTCGTGCGTCCGCGCCGAAATTTCGGCGAAAGTTCGAGCGGAGCACGAAACGAGGGTACAATACAAGGGCCCGTCGTGGCAAAATTTTCCTCGAACCCTTTTGGTCGTACGTTTGAAAATCGAAAAGATCTAAACACGATCGCGATACATTGTAGAAAATACGAATGCAATTGCACGAGTGCAATATatctttatattatatcaaatatCGTACAAATGACACGCGTCCAATCTTGGCGCGCGCGAGACCTTTCCGTTCTAAGAAAGGaagatattacaaaaaaaagataCGCTATTTGTCGCGTTGAAAGAGAAATTCTTCTCGAACATTGCCAATTCCATGCTCCCGCGATTTTCACGGAATTTCATCAAACGTTAACTATACTATGTGGAAATAAAAGTACAAGAAATAACAAGAAAGAGGCGAAGCAAGAGCGACTGTACATAAACAACACACGAAACTATTTACAGGACAAATTGACAATGGAGGTGTTCACGACGAAACATTTGGTCATTCTTTTGATTCTCAATCGCTGTACAATCAGGATATACAGGAAACAAGGGCGAAGAGAAGGTACGAACATAAACACAGTGGACGCGTTTGTAAGCCGGTTTCATAAACGCACGCAAAATACGTAAGCTAAATTAAGGCGCACATAGCTGTTTATGAATTATTGTATACTGGTAATAGTGAAAAACAAGATATATTCGCGATGTCTTAATTCTAGCCTTAATTAATCTACGGAGTACTAGGTTCGTTAAAGGTCGGATACACGAGCACGTGGTTGAGTTAGCACAGGTGTCCTCGTGATCGAGAAAGGAACGCTGGAATATCGAACGAATTTAACTCGACGAACTATAGATTATTATAATCGTGTTACGGTGCATTATCGTCGTAATAATATTCACTGTTCGCCGTAACGaaagtaattataattataattagtcGAAGCTCGTGTAATTTTCGTTAACGAAGAAtgtttcccaaatttgaaagtttagcaaTGAAACGCAAAGTTAGAAAAATCCCGAAGAAATAACGAGGATACTCGAAGAAATGAAGACGATCGAAGGAGTAAAAAGTTCTCGTGTAACGTTACATTGTTTCGATTTCATAACGAAACTTGGCCGTGCATTCGACTTCTCCATCGGTTCTGTTTAAAATTCCCGAGCATTTCGTCTGCATTGCAAATCTGAATTGCAGACATTTCCAAAGGTGACTTATCAACGTGAAACTACAATACTACGGAACTTTTATAAACTCCAGTTCCCTTTTTTCCCCGCTCGAGGATCATAAAAAGAACCGAACGGTACGATGGAAATCTATTTTCGATTGCTTTCAAATAAATTCGAGACTATTACGACGAATTGCCAGCCAGGATCCAAGAAACTTTTCTCGAGCACGAGGTATCACCGTGCCACCGGTACTCTTTATTAGAGACATTAGCATCGACGGGAACTCGAGCAGAACTCGAGCTTGCCACTCGAACGATCGAGCGACTCGTTCGCTATCGTCGACGTATTAAACGCTACGCGTGTCTACATACTTTGTCACCGGAGTAACGAGATTGAATATTTTCTAATCTGTCATCTGCTTTGCTGTCCTTCTCTTACTAATCGATTTCACAAATTAACTCAGCAAGTTGATACCAAAAAAAATGTCTTAAAATGACGAACATTAAAAAAGaaccaattataaaattgactgCAATATTGCATATCacttattcataattatttataaattttaataaatgaaatacaaaatttgtagcAAGAGGACATTTTTTTAATGACTACATAATTGGTGGAGAAAAGGACATGAACTTTaaacttcaattaaaaattCGCATCTAATTTTTACGTAATTTTTAATTGGGTAGTTTTTTGATTAATATAAATAGTTAttcgaattataattttaatatgtctCAATACGTATGTCCTTTTTTATTGCGTCAACGTGTCAAGGCATGTTTTACGATGCTCGTTTCACTTTAATATTTTGTGAACAAACTTCAATAAGTTCTTTGATGTTTCTTAAAATCACTCAAAGTCATGTCTGTGTCTATATCAAATTGTGGTTGTTATCTGACTGTCAACCAGGAGTTAATTCCTATTTGATCAAATAACTAAAAGAAAAATAGCTACAagaaatttgtacatattaatattaaaagtcGCCCAAGAGACACAAAGAAAGAAGgcagaataaaatttgttgcagttacaacataaataataaatcatcCCCAAAGAAGTATAACGAAAACTGTTAAATTCCAAAGAAGATCAGTCTCGTTACCCCAATGTCAGAAAACGGTGGTACTCGATTTACGATCGTCATGTATTCTCGTATCGTTGTTATGAAACCGGCGGAGATATTATCGTAGACAGAGAGACAGGGATGACAAACACCAAAACACAACGGACACTAAAGACGGACGTTTAGGCGCGCGAGGAACGTGATGTGCATTCAACATTGCGcgcgtttcttcttcttcgtttttttttcatttttttttctatttttctgctATGTACATACAAAAATAGCCGTCGATGGGGCGTGCCTCTCGAGCGCATCGAGATCCCCCTGGACGCTAAACCGGAAAAAGAGGGATACTCCGCGAAGAAGGGAAGAGGAAACGGACTGGGACAGGGAGAAGCTGGTGCGCCTGTTTCTCGCGCGATCCAGCCTTTTCCGCCACTCCACGCAGCCTCCCTCTTTTTCATCTTCCTCTTCTTCGTTCTTCAGACCGAGATCCATGTAGCATGACTAACTACCATGACTAACGAGTCGGGCGAAATGCCACCGTGGAATCTTGGCTAACCGACCGGGAAGGTGGGACCAATGAAACGTTTCCAACTCTAATATTTTCCTCTGTCAGTGGGGTGGTCCTATTCTAATTTTTCTTCCCtcgtttattttcattttttattctccAAAATTACCCTTTCAATCTTTGTTGTATCGAGGTCTACTTTTTACTTTATTGTTTACTTTTTACGGGGTAAGTTGGAAGGGTTAATATTAGCctttgaattaatatttaaggTGGTGGGTACAAAATTTGGATGAAGTGACAAAATATTTGATTTACTCCATGGAGTTCGTGTTCCAATTTTTTACTTACTTCTCAAATAATTTCGAGTcagattatttgaaataattcctAGCCATTCAACTCTGATCTTTCGTattataaaatctgaaaattatggGAAGATTTGTATTCTTTAATCTAAATGAAATATTACTTGTGTCTTAATATTAGACATGAAATACCAGAACAACACGAAAGACGTAAAGAAATGTCACTGTAAATCTGCAATTTGCTCGTATATTTAGTGAAGATCTTTAAAAAACGCTATTACAGATAAATCACATTTCACCTAAGATGAACGTCTCGAAGTTTGTTTTATCGACGTCGTAAAGAAATCGCCGTGTAACCAGATTGCCAGTAAAATCTATCGTTGCAAATAAGTTTCCAATCCGTTCGTGACAAGAGATCGCGAGTTTAAGGGTTATCGAAAGTTGGAAAAGTTTGTCGGACGAGGTCCAGAAGAATTGCCGGAGCATCTGGGTCAGTGGGATCATCGCGAAAAACCAGCGGGAAGGTGTTTTCACCCTCGATTCGTCTCCGGATCGGCTGCTTCggggaaa contains the following coding sequences:
- the holn1 gene encoding CD2 antigen cytoplasmic tail-binding protein 2 homolog holn1, with product MFKRKFDELEDSSNNKPVIKNSLDSDEEDDDANEDNYNVMSDNEFEGVEDGPTAPEASVGFTAFNMKEELEEGHFDKEGHYLWNKEKEIRDNWLDNIDWMQIKPSATASVKKASEGNEKPGLADSDSDDDGPDIMFNPLQIYKQILEYLKPGETVSKALCRLGKGKKRLTTAERWKRKQEKKPIEDDQNSIDITKLTELANELLTRTGNMDIYQESYEQIRKKIEMGEKHAHPSKQEAELDMYADDFDVKEKAKLDESESNVNETENSAKDEDKVNEVTWEFKWSQNESAEIYGPHSTEQMYAWAKEGYFKNGAWVRRTGQTSQFYNATRVDFELYL